The following coding sequences lie in one Desulfomicrobium escambiense DSM 10707 genomic window:
- the secE gene encoding preprotein translocase subunit SecE produces the protein MKKNAETEMPKQGMAQKFHELRVFFDQAKMELKKVVWPDKQETISTSSAVLLLVVVMAFFLGIVDLVLTKIIAAILS, from the coding sequence ATGAAAAAAAATGCCGAAACAGAAATGCCCAAGCAGGGAATGGCGCAGAAGTTCCATGAGCTTCGCGTGTTCTTTGACCAGGCAAAAATGGAACTGAAGAAGGTCGTCTGGCCTGACAAGCAGGAAACCATCAGTACCAGTTCGGCTGTTTTGTTGTTGGTCGTCGTCATGGCATTTTTTCTCGGCATCGTCGATTTGGTCCTGACCAAAATCATTGCTGCCATTCTGTCCTAG
- the nusG gene encoding transcription termination/antitermination protein NusG produces the protein MNDDPKARWYIIHTYSGFEQRVEQTIKEMIRTGQAKGLVEDVIVPTEKVVELIKGQKRTSTRKFYPGYAMVKMVFTDDSWHMIQSIPKVTGFIGGKSRPVPLTDKEAQRILATIESRKEQPRPKFHFERGDDVRVIDGPFANFNATVEDVNYDKGKLRVSVSIFGRQTPVELDFVQVTKG, from the coding sequence ATGAACGACGATCCAAAGGCTCGCTGGTATATCATTCACACGTATTCGGGATTCGAGCAGCGCGTTGAGCAGACGATCAAGGAGATGATCCGCACTGGACAGGCCAAGGGCCTGGTCGAGGATGTCATCGTTCCCACAGAGAAGGTTGTCGAACTGATCAAGGGACAGAAACGTACGTCCACGCGCAAGTTTTATCCCGGGTACGCGATGGTCAAGATGGTCTTCACGGACGATTCATGGCACATGATTCAGTCCATTCCCAAGGTCACGGGATTCATCGGCGGCAAGAGCCGCCCGGTGCCCCTGACCGACAAGGAAGCGCAGCGCATCCTGGCGACCATCGAGAGCAGGAAAGAACAGCCCAGGCCAAAATTTCATTTTGAACGTGGCGATGACGTGCGCGTGATCGATGGCCCGTTCGCAAACTTCAATGCCACGGTTGAAGATGTGAACTATGATAAAGGCAAATTGCGCGTCTCGGTTTCGATCTTCGGAAGACAAACGCCGGTTGAGCTGGACTTTGTCCAGGTGACGAAAGGCTGA
- the rplK gene encoding 50S ribosomal protein L11 produces MAKKVTAIIKLQLPAGAANPSPPVGPALGQHGVNIMEFCKAYNAKTMNDKGMIIPVEITVFQDRSFTFVTKTPPAAVLLVKAAKLQKGSGEPNKKKVGKVTMAQIEEIAKIKMPDLSAYDLPAACKTIMGTARSMGIEVE; encoded by the coding sequence ATGGCCAAAAAAGTAACTGCAATAATCAAGCTGCAACTTCCCGCAGGAGCTGCGAATCCCTCTCCGCCGGTCGGTCCCGCCCTGGGTCAGCACGGTGTGAACATCATGGAGTTCTGCAAGGCGTACAACGCAAAGACCATGAACGACAAGGGGATGATCATTCCTGTCGAGATCACGGTCTTTCAGGACCGCTCCTTCACCTTCGTCACCAAGACTCCTCCGGCCGCCGTCCTTCTGGTCAAAGCCGCCAAGCTACAGAAGGGTTCCGGAGAGCCGAACAAGAAGAAGGTGGGCAAGGTGACCATGGCCCAGATCGAGGAAATCGCCAAAATCAAGATGCCTGATCTGTCTGCCTATGATCTGCCTGCTGCGTGCAAGACCATCATGGGTACCGCTCGCAGTATGGGAATTGAAGTGGAATAA
- the rplA gene encoding 50S ribosomal protein L1 yields the protein MPKHGKKFTKACEAIDSLKMYDVAEAVELVLKSSFAKFDETVDVAVNLGVNPKYSDQMVRGAVSLPHGLGKTVRVVAFCKGENEEKARNAGAIDAGGDELVEKIKGGWLDFDKAVATPDMMGHVGKIGKILGPRGLMPNAKTGTVTPDLEKAIGELLAGKVEFRVDKAGVIHAPIGKVSFGSEKLLGNLWTVVDALIKLKPSTAKGTYVKAVSLSSTMGPGVKVDAASLRKTGE from the coding sequence ATGCCCAAGCACGGAAAGAAATTCACGAAAGCATGCGAGGCCATTGACAGCCTCAAGATGTACGATGTGGCTGAAGCTGTCGAGTTGGTTCTCAAGAGCTCTTTCGCCAAGTTTGACGAGACCGTCGATGTCGCGGTGAACCTGGGTGTCAACCCCAAGTACTCCGATCAGATGGTCCGCGGCGCCGTGTCCCTGCCTCACGGCCTGGGCAAGACGGTTCGCGTTGTCGCCTTCTGTAAGGGCGAGAACGAGGAGAAGGCCCGCAATGCCGGTGCCATCGATGCCGGCGGCGACGAACTGGTCGAAAAGATCAAGGGCGGCTGGCTCGATTTCGACAAGGCCGTTGCCACGCCCGACATGATGGGTCATGTCGGCAAGATCGGCAAGATCTTGGGCCCGCGCGGCCTGATGCCCAACGCCAAGACCGGCACCGTCACCCCTGACCTGGAGAAAGCCATCGGCGAACTCTTGGCAGGCAAGGTCGAGTTCCGCGTGGACAAGGCCGGCGTGATTCACGCCCCCATCGGCAAGGTCTCCTTTGGTTCCGAGAAGCTCCTCGGCAACCTGTGGACCGTGGTCGATGCGCTGATCAAGCTCAAACCCTCCACCGCCAAGGGTACCTATGTGAAGGCCGTCTCTCTGTCTTCCACCATGGGCCCTGGCGTCAAGGTCGACGCCGCTTCCCTGCGTAAAACGGGAGAATAA
- the rplJ gene encoding 50S ribosomal protein L10: protein MNRAEKAKIIDGLKEKADKASIAIVTDFHGLKVAELTPLRAKLHEAGCDYQVVKNTLARKAFEEGPHVVLNDHLKYNCAVAFGYDDPVVAAKVLVEFAKKNDKFSVRYASLEGKFLEEASIKALSELPGREQLLATVLGTMNAVPQNFVSLFANVIRGMLNVLNALKDKKEE, encoded by the coding sequence GTGAATAGGGCAGAAAAAGCAAAAATCATCGATGGCCTGAAGGAGAAGGCTGACAAGGCGAGCATCGCCATTGTCACGGACTTCCATGGGCTCAAGGTGGCAGAGCTGACTCCCCTGCGTGCGAAACTGCACGAGGCGGGGTGCGACTATCAGGTCGTGAAGAACACTCTGGCACGCAAAGCCTTTGAGGAAGGACCGCATGTCGTACTCAACGACCACTTGAAGTACAACTGCGCCGTGGCTTTTGGCTATGACGACCCTGTCGTCGCTGCGAAGGTCCTGGTTGAGTTTGCAAAGAAGAATGACAAGTTTTCTGTGCGTTACGCAAGCTTGGAAGGCAAGTTCCTGGAAGAGGCGTCCATCAAGGCCCTTTCTGAGCTGCCGGGCCGCGAACAGTTGCTCGCAACTGTTCTGGGCACCATGAACGCCGTGCCGCAGAATTTCGTGTCTCTCTTTGCCAATGTGATTCGGGGGATGCTCAACGTGTTGAACGCCCTCAAAGACAAAAAAGAAGAATGA
- the rplL gene encoding 50S ribosomal protein L7/L12, protein MADITKEQVVEFISNMTVLELAGFIKELEEKFGVSAAAPVAAFAAAPVAAAEAAEEEKTEFDVILKEAGANKIGVIKVVRALTSLGLKEAKAKVDETPSVILEAAAKDAANDAKKQLEEAGAKVEIK, encoded by the coding sequence ATGGCTGATATCACCAAAGAACAGGTTGTCGAATTCATCTCCAACATGACCGTGCTGGAGCTGGCTGGTTTCATCAAGGAACTGGAAGAGAAGTTCGGCGTTTCCGCTGCCGCCCCTGTCGCCGCTTTCGCCGCCGCTCCCGTGGCCGCCGCTGAAGCCGCCGAAGAGGAAAAGACCGAATTCGACGTCATCCTGAAGGAAGCCGGCGCCAACAAGATTGGCGTCATCAAGGTCGTCCGCGCTCTGACCAGCCTCGGGCTGAAGGAAGCCAAGGCCAAGGTCGACGAGACTCCTTCCGTGATCCTGGAAGCCGCCGCCAAGGACGCCGCCAACGACGCCAAAAAGCAGCTTGAAGAAGCCGGCGCAAAGGTTGAAATCAAGTAG